GGACATAGAACGTGAACATTATGATGATAGCCTTACTCCTCTAGTTCCCGTAACTCCTATTGAAGATGATGAATCTTCAGACATACCATCCGATTTGACAGTACCTGGGAACAATCCTGTTTGCTCACCGCCAGTTGCATTGCCCCAAGGGCTGGCGGCATCTGGAACTATGAACACTCCAAAATCTTCTACTCCAGCGACACCTACCAATGAAAAACCTGTGCTTGGAAGTTTACCTAGTATGGGGGCAGATGCTGCCGCTGCTGCTTCTACTGCCTTGGCCGCACTCCTGGAAAGCAGAGAGCATGGAAGCCTGATCGATACCGATTTGCTCATTAATATCCTTAGCGACCCAAAAATGATCCAGAAATTGATTAATGATCATCAATCACTAGTGAATACAGTGATTGCACCGGCCAATATGGTAAGTGCACCTTCAGGGACTGCGTATGAGTCGAAGCTAGTAACTCCAATAATTCATACATCGTCGACCTCAAAACCTGCTATACAAAGCCCTGGTAATGGGAACTTATACCAAGTTCTCAATGCTGTACGGCCTCAACAACCGGAGACTGGATTGAAGCGGGTAATTCCATCGGTCGCCTTGTCATGCCCGGAACCCAATCTAGTCTTATTGACTAAGCCGGCAAATGGAAATCTTTATACTGCACCAAATCAGGTGCGAGCAGCTTATACAGCACCAAAATCTACTCCCACTTTCATGGAAGCTCAGGCTGTTAAGGATGCCAACTACTATAAGGACCTGATTAGGCAACATGGAGGAGAAAAGCAGGAAACTCAGGAACCTATGATTGCACAGAATGGTAATCACTTCAAAGACTTGAAACTAGTACAAAATATTAAGCCTGGAGAAGTGAAACCCAAGGGTAAAAAGCGTTGCATGTACTTTAATAGCCCAAAGGGGTGTCGAAACGGCCTCAGTTGCCCTTATCAGCACGATGTGTCATGTCAGTCTTCCACTGGTAGCATTCTAGAGGTCCCGAGTGCCAAGAGAATGAGATTGGGTGGGGAAATTGCTGGGAGGATATAGCGTAGCCGAGGTTCTTCCACTCAACCACTCAACTTCTTTGGGTTATTTTGCCCGCTTGTTTTCACTCTGTACATACAACTTCGtggagagagagtgagagagagagagaacgccCCCCTTCCATTtatattgcaaaaaaaaaaaaaaaaaaaaaaaaaaaaaaaaagaaaaagaaaaagaaagaggagagagaagaaCGAGATAGTTTTTCTTTGACAGGTtgaaatttcatgaaaaaaaaattaagtttttcttttgtcatCTTTATTTCCGTTTAATTGGACGTTGCTGGAGGGTGCTACCTGCTACGTAGCGGGCACTGgaatgtatatttatatattaaaacgATAAGAACCATTCTAAATGTATTGCGCAAGTAAATCATTCTAAAGCCTCAGCAGTCTGGCGATAAAGATAACAGTATTGGAAGCCACTTAATAGCAAttgggattttattttattttattttttaaaaaaatattaaagtttTCCTGCATATTGGATTGAATCTATTAAACTGGCGTGCGattaaaatgcatgtgattctGACGTTCATATTTAATTACCATATACACTGTTTACAGGCACTTTTTaagaatcacatgcatttttggATAATGTAATAAACTGGGTTAGAAAAAAATTCTACAACATTGGAAGAAAAatgtcttaaaaaaagaaaagaaaaaaaaggagcagATTTAATATCAAAAACCCATTGTCCATTGAGGACTGAGGTATCTGCCAGAATTTATTCTTCTAGATCCCTTAATCTATGATTTTGCATATATGAGAATGTTGATCGCAATCCAATTTTCTAGCCAAGAAGGGCTTGAATTTCTTAGGGAGATAGccaaaatcagaatttctcaTCGGAAGGTCAAAAGAGTCCAATCTTAATTTTGGTAGGAattaagcttaatttttaaGCCTACGTATAGTcgtatatttatattttaagcaGCTGTAATctttacaagaaaagaaaagaaaaaaagaacccgACAGAGCAACTACAGTCTAGACGACTACCAACTTCAATTTCGCTTTAAGCACTCAAATGCATGAGCAGTGCTTGGGAGAGGGAAAATTTCCGGATTTCATCCGGAAATTTGGCCTTGCAGTGGCATATTTGTAATTAATGTATTGAGAATTCGCCGTATTTTACGCTTCCAATCAATTTTAAGCTTTGACTATCGTGTAATGATGACTACATTGACTAGGCATTCTTGTACCTGCTAAAATTaggattaaaaaaatgaataaaaattattatatactacatttttattttacaattattttataatgttgacATTGGCACTTGGCAGCCCAAtcatttgttgattttttttcttttttaacaaaaattgttttaatgaTTGGTTAAAACTGTCAAATCAGCATTGTAcgataattataagataaaaatgtatagTTTCTAACATTATCCATAAACAAGTTAATGTGACAGTGTGTATTAGTTCTTCGCATCAAAAAGTTGATGTGTACTACCCCGCTTAGTGGGATTGGGATGTGGTATGATAAACCACTTAAGTTTGTttaccaaccaaaaaaaaaaaaaaaaaaatagagcttaaatataacaatatattcatatgagtaatgttatacccCACATTTTAATTCATTTTGCTGATGTGGAACTGCTACTCaaccttagatttttttttttttgattagccCTTCACATCAAAAAGTTGATGTGTACTACCATGTCAGCTTAGTGGGATGGGGATGTGGTATGATGCACCACTTAAGTTTGtttaccctaaaaaataaaaaaaataaaattagagcttaaatataataatatattcatttgagtaatgctatacccCACATTTTAATTCATTTTGCTGATGAGACACTGCTACtcaatattagatttttttttttggtgacaATAACTAATTCAATAGCTAATTGGCTACTCTATATcaacaaaataagataaaaatgtaatttttaacatttctctatttATAAATAAGCTTGTGAGCGTTAGACTCATTTTAAACACTTCTCTATTTATAAATAAGCTAATGctcattttaaaaacacacacacacacacagtaaCTAACATGAAATTAAGAAGCAATACAAAGTTTTTAGCATTGATATACACAGTAATTAACATGAATTTAAGAAGCAATACGAAGTTTTTAGCATTGATATCTACTTTATAATAtgaagaaataattaattaaccaagCACTCATAAACAAACTCGAactttttggaaaaataaaccAAGTTTCATTATCTAATATATTAGTGATAATTTCGACCGACCAAGGTAATCTGTAAATGCTCACATGAACCACCAAGAGAATTGATTGCAATCACATGAGCTTAGCACATTGCATGTACAAGACCCAAGAGTCTGACATTGCGAATTACTAAAATATGCATTACCAACCTAAATATGCATTACTAACCTTTGGAATAAAATTCTCTCCGTTTCAAGTTATATGAAAAGGAGAAGCCATTTTATGATCTATATTAGATTTTACAAACTTAAAAGTTTGCTTGAAATTTAACCACATCAAATTACTCTGTATGCATCATtaatcttttgagttttgagaataagatcatctccatttcaagtgaaatgaaaaaAGAACCAATTTTATGGTCACtcttaaattttacaaatttaatggtgtatatgttattacatgataaatatgttgtcacatcatttaaaactCTTCTAATATGACGTGTTATAATCTACACCGttaaatgtaacaaaataaaatctaaatcgtaaaatgatttttctctatttcactcgaaatggagaggatcctgctATACCAAGGAAGAAGTAACAGTTTTCTATGATAAAAAAACACACACTCAAGGATGAAGGCAAACGCTTCTCACTGACAAACAACCATAACAAGCCATAACCAAGAACTCTAAAAGTAAATGTTACAAGAAACAATACAATCCTCCCAAGCCATTGGCCAGACGAGTATTTTAAGTACCAAATCATCAATGAGTAATAAGATGGTCATGTTGCTCTCACCAGGAGCAAAATAAATTTGAGATACACACAGAAATCTGTTCGCTCAGCACACTGATTAATGTTCAAATATGCCCAAATGTTTCTCCATGAGCGATCAACCAGTTCTCATGATGATGTGGACTCCACTGTCAGTATCCACAATGTCACTTAACTCACTGACCTTGAGAGCATATGTTGCTTCTTCAAAAGGCTTCTGCATCTGTCCCCGGCCAAAAGGACCTGCAGCAATATTTTGTGATGATATCCTATTCAGATGAATCATAATTTAAACGTGCAAGCTCCACGAGTATTAttcaacaataaaaattatatcaaagAGAAAGACTTAAAAGCAGAAAGATTCTTCATGGGAATACAAAAATACTTTACTTCAGAGAAGGTATATGTCCCGTGTGCACGGTGCACTTGAGATTTCATATCTATCTCTTCTTCACCATCATGCAATAAGTACAAAACTAATAATACACATTAACACAAATAAATGGAAATGAAAAGCAACAAGCAGAGGCCGAAATGGGCGAGAATGTAGATTAAAGGAGATAAGTCacgaaaataatataatatcagAATTAACAACTAGAAGAGCATTCTCACAAGTTTTTGATACATCTTgataatgcttaaaaaaaagggatttcTGAAATGAAGGTTGCCACATATTTATAGACCATATTTGCATACAATAGCACTGTCACTACAAACTTAACATAATAAAGATATTATTGGTAGAATTTTAATGGTTTTTAGTACACTCAAGCCATTTGAGAAGCTCCCTACATTCAAACCAAAAATTTCCGAAATCCTCTgccaaaaatgaaaagaaggaaagatgtaaaCTAAAATAGATTATATGACTGGAAGATTTATATAAATGCAGAGAGCTTCTGGGAAAGATTTATAAATTTCACGAAATCCtgttaaaaatgaaaagaaagaaagatggaaACTAAACAGATTATATGACTGAAAACAAGTTAAACACAGAGAGCTGCTGGGAAATGCTTTTggtatgaaaaaaaaacaaaaaacaaaaaacaagaaatgcTAGCATGATTCCCAAGTTAAATGAAAAGGTCGATGGATGAAATTGAAGAGAAGTCATATTGAAATCACAAAATGCATGACATAGGCACCCAAGCATTTTAAAGGAACTGTTACAACTGTCGGtaccttaaaacaaaaaatagaacaCATATATACCACTAAAAAGGCCTATTTCCATTGAACTTTAACCTCTAAACGAAATCAAGCAAAAGATGCACAATTACAagtaaatcattaaatctttCATGCAAACTAAAATTTGCACATTTTTTTAGGGGTCAAATGGTCAATTGAGAACATTCCAACGCTCAACCTCTACTCCACAATCGCTAAAATCACCATCAGGCCGAGATACACTTAACCACATGAAATTCAACAGCTAACATGGAGGGTTTGAAAACAATGAAGGGGGAGGCATGAATGTCTTATAATATTGTTGAGACATGAGGCACGAATCTTCTCAAGGAAGAACCCAAATGAACATCCAAATTTCATCCCTACCGGTCtctatcttcttcattttttatttttttttccaaaacaagTCATCACTCATAACATTTGTCCCTCACAGGAAGGAAGTCCCATTTCACTCCTTTCCTTTGTTCTCCACTCATCTTTCATCAAGGCTGTGCGCCCTTTGTTTTGCTCGCATATGATACCTTATAAAGCACATTACCGTCAACTTGCTTCTTCGATTCCTCCTAAGATTTACAAGTTTTCCACTGCTTCTAATGGTTTACTATCTAAACACTACAATCAAGTCCTTCCGTAAGCTTTCAAGGAAATCTTAACTCACTCTCTCAACCTACgagaaaattgtttttaaacGCAAGGCTTACTTTCACTGGTAAAACActccattattttctttttctctcctaCCAAGCTCAGCCTTAATTATCATATCCCTATATCCTTCACACAAACAATCATTAATCTAAACACTGCTTTCAAGGAAATCTTAACTCACGGCCTCAACCaattagaaaattgttttttaaaccAAGCCTTATTACCGTCCATTTTTACTGTTAAACACATGGGCACTCcatcaattactttttctcTCCAACCAAACGCAGCGTTTAATCATCATCCCTATATCCTCAATTCGAACAACGATTAAAACAGAGAATTTTGAAGTAAATCAAATATTGCCAAACCCTAAATAAGCAAACTTTTGTCTTTGATTGTACTTTCTAGGGAAGCAAACATAGAGTCAACAAAAAACTGACCGAGATCGCCGCCGCGCTTGGCGGAGCTGCAATCGGAGAAGCGAGAGGCGAGGTCCTCGAACTTGGCCTTTCCGGAGACGATGTCTTCGCGGAGGGCCTTGAGCTGAGAGACAGCGCTGTCCCTAGTGGTGTTCGTGATCACGCGGCCTTCTGGATCCTTCCACGAGGCCTTTCTCCGAGACCCCTGGTGCTTGATCAGTATGTGCGATGCCCTCACCTGATTGCTCGTCGTAGAAGCCATTctcgtcttcttcttctgcttctcCTTGTCCGCTGTCCGATCCGCCGACGAGATCGAGCTCTTCTTTCGCTTCCGTTCGGACTCTATCTTTGCGAAGCTGAGTGCTTTCGTTCGGGTGTAGTCTGCGCAGAAGCCCAAACATGTGCTTTGTATAAAGGGTAAAAAAAAgggtatatataaaataaataaaacggtGAGTAAAAGataaaccaaacatttctcttttacatATCACtcctccaattttttttgtttttaattgaatctttattgttttttgtcCAATTAAGTGACACCCGTGGGCTGGGGTGGCCCGTAGTCAGCCATCTTTAGGGTGGCTTGTTGGCCACTCCTTTCCGGTGGCAGGCAGGCAGTCacatcaattctttttttttgaaaaaaaaaaaattaattaatattttatgttttaaatttttaggtttttaattataaatatattagtattttttttttttaataagaataaaatgtGTCCCGTTTTTATTAGATCTGACGTGGCAAATGTGTCCCGTTTTTATTAGATCTGACGTGGCAACTTAACGGTTTCTGTCAAGTATtgaatgaaaattgacttcGTCAATCACAGAGACCtcttagttaatttttatatcacatggagtgatttgtaaattaagtcaaccaTAGAGACCTCTTCTCTTCCGTTgcacctcaattttttttcattcttacGGACTTTCCATATTATTTTTGAGATATTTCTagtatttttttggtattttctgctaataaatactatatatgagccaattatatttcaatatattAAGAATTTGGTCTCGTCTCTCATTACCGGTGCCGAAATAGGGAGCGGTGACCCAAAGATATTAGAGAGGGCGAAAGAGAGGCAATTGTGTTGAAGAAAAATAGAGGGTTGTCGAGGAAAGGAAGGATTTCAGAAAGAAATCAAGCAAATGAGAAGTTTATAAGAGATATTGTTAGATTTTTGTTTGGGGTAGGGTTTAATTAAACCATAACCAATTAGTGGGAAAGACGGGGATTCAGACCAAGATATGTAGAAAGAAAAGGATTCAAACGCTCTGCACATAATGTCATCCAAATCAAACGAAGATTGAAAATTGGAGCTACCAAAGAGATAATAAAGTTTTACTCTAAAATGGgaaaaattctattaaattgacaagtATTTTTGGAGCTCATAATTCTCACGTGCTCTGTTAAtcatattaaaaatgcatgcaaGAATCATGTGTTGTAAGGATACTTGTTAGTTTATTAGACCCGATGgagaaatttcttccaacctTTTTTGGAGGAAAAATCTACTTGTTTTTAAATGACTATTTAAATTACACCAAAAGTGACCCAAGGCTCACGTCTAAGAAACACAAAGACAAACTCAGACTCTTAACAATGATTACACAGCCAAAGATTTCCCGTTCAACAACCATCAGGCACATCTGAGGTTAACATCTCCACCAACGAGACTCAGATACCAGTTAGTTGAATCAATAAACTCAGCTGCTTGTCTTTCCCACAGCTAGAGATTCTCAACAACACAGCTCGAACAAGCAAATTGATTGTTGCAACATAGCGAGAGCTTTGTCAGCTGAAGTATAGTCATCTAAGGTTAGGCCCCAAAGGCAAGCTACACTTCTCTTAAAATAGGCCAACCTTTTCTCATAATATCATTTATCTTTGCATCAATCTGCTTCTGAACCGTTGAAGGGCAAAGGTCTGCAGCATAGCCGTTTAGTTTTGCTGCCAGACTTGATCTCTCAAGCTCCTCTTCCGGCAGGTTTCCAATTAGCTGAAGAAGAAAGGGATTTCGCTTGAGCTCAAATTTCTGCagattttaaaagataaaaagttGTTCAGTCATTCATTACAGATTGTTGAAATCAATGTCCTCAGAAGCTATTTCAGAAATTACCAATGCTACATCCAGTAGAAAAGAATGTCCTCCCATCTTTCAGAGCTATAAACAAAATCCCAGCACTGCTTTTTTCAACGAATGTACAAGATGTATATTGAAAAGTGATAGTTGAGGTTGTACACAAAACTACAGCAGCATTATCAAAAGAATTCACTTCAAAAAGGCACAGTTATATCATGTACCCAACTACAGTGAGACTGTCACAGGCCTTTTTCAGTGTAATGGTAAAAGAAATAATTTCCATATGTTTGAATCCTCGTCATTCCAAAATTCAGATGCTAAACCTATCCACTTCTAATTGTGATAGCCCGATATACGATGAATTGATTGGACATAATCTTTTTCacggtttcataaacaaaaatagTAGCTCACCAAATTCAGGAAGTTCAGCTTCCTGCTTCAAATTCTCATTCCTAAACTTTAAAAGACAGCTTTTTGCACAACTACATCTATCATAATCCAACTCTACAATTCAAATTCACAGCCCATTTCAAGCTGTCATATTCCAACAAATTAGAACACATTTTGCTCTTGAATACCAGAAATCTAGGAAGACTTTTTGAAAAGTTCTACAGTAAGATCAGCCACAAAATTGTATTAAATAAGATATAATAACTGAAAATACTAAACCTGATGTTCGGGCTCTGCAGGATAAAATGTTCCAAGCTGTTGAATCTGAGTAGTAACAATGCTGCTCTTTGACTTAGTTTGCTCTCTTTCTTTGCTTATAGAAGCCAATCTAGATTCTTCAGTTCCATTAGTAAAAATAATAGATCTGTTAATACATGGAAATAGTTCACTGGTAAGTATGAGGTCTGTTTGAAGTAAGAATTCTGCTTTTGGAGGTCATCAGTGTTACCTGTACTGATTTCCCACATCAGGGCCTTGCCCAAATACTTGCCTAGAATCATGACTGGACCAAAAGACCTCCAAAAGTTTTCTGAAATTAATCAGCCTGGGATCATATTCAACCTTTACAGTATTCAGAAAAACcatatcagacaggcttccatGACATTCAAACAGAAATAGAAAACACAATGTAATAAATTCCAAGCGAAAGGCACATTGTAAAAGTCATATGAAAGCTAATGAGACAAGAATCCTTATTCAAAATCCAAAGTAAAACTAGCTCCAACTGCCAGCCTTGTTTACATGCCTAAATGAATAAAACAGGATATGGTAAACCCACTGAATGTACATTTTACACAAGAAAGAGTTCAAAACCTACCAGCCAAATCTAGACTATTAGAGGCAGTGGAAGACTCAACTTTCTAGAATGTAACTCAAATTACTTATTGTAAAGAGTACTATTGCAAGATTGGTCAATTTGAGGCATGAAAACACCTGGATATGTGCGCAACAGTATCATCTAAATATAGATGCCACACAAAGTCCGTTTGGTTTATCTGATTCAAAACATGGAGTTTGAAAAACTAGTGATTTCAAGATACAGTTAATgaaacacaatttttaaaaatgcaattaatcgTTTGGTAAaatctatggtttaaaaaaaaaagtgccttAAACTACCTAAAAAATCGTGCTTTTTTTAACGCACTCCTTGCCTGCTGGGTGAAAACATGGACTTTTTCTCGTTTTCAAAccaccattttttttcaaatcaactcCCAAACGAGAGACTTttcacaattttgtttaaaaacgtGGCTTAGACTTGGGGTCAAAACACACTCAAAAGTATAAATCTACAAATTAGAATTCATTTCTGGTGCTCAGCATGTAACCACACGCGAATAAGAATCGCCTAAGAGGCCAAGGCATCTAAAACCATTCGAGAACAATAGGTGGAAGGATCAGCTATCAATTGAGCTCAACTCCATCTTACACAGTGCACAAAGAATCAGAATAATCAATCATTTCACACTAAAGCTGTCCGGCCTAAAAATCATATCAAGAAAACCAACCCAACAAAACGCGACTTTCGTCTTAATTCCCCAGAAGCTAGTCTCGATCCCTGTGGGCCATAAGTCAAGAAATTCCACCGAAAAAAAAAGGGCCTAATCCATCCACTATCATCAATTTCTGAATCCCTCAATGTGCCACAAACTCAAATTCTATACGAATCCTTCCCAAAATGCTTCTAAAAGTCCCATCCTATAATTAAACAATAGAGAAACCACCCTTAATTCCAATCTcagaaaattaacaatttcaATTATAAAAGCCTACCGGATTATGAATCCAAAAGCTTAAAGCCACGTTCTGTTTAAACACACGCAACAATGTCCCTAAGAATTGAGAA
Above is a genomic segment from Alnus glutinosa chromosome 12, dhAlnGlut1.1, whole genome shotgun sequence containing:
- the LOC133883045 gene encoding peptide methionine sulfoxide reductase A5 isoform X1: MANVLLTFVVLTLAAADKAHCIRVPDRISEPARDPPSGQPLKTAVFALGCFWRSEAVFGCFNGVVRTTVGYAGGSKPNPEYRSLGDHAESVQVEYDPRLINFRKLLEVFWSSHDSRQVFGQGPDVGNQYRSIIFTNGTEESRLASISKEREQTKSKSSIVTTQIQQLGTFYPAEPEHQKFELKRNPFLLQLIGNLPEEELERSSLAAKLNGYAADLCPSTVQKQIDAKINDIMRKGWPILREV
- the LOC133851406 gene encoding zinc finger CCCH domain-containing protein 6-like produces the protein MKRSRKSKRVSWAPGVVLCQVKLFSSEDCPAKVGLKCEDHLQAKTSLHSNRMESNDLPPGFEQGSFENHLKKELSHVGRINWKCPPKFVIGHNWQVVAGEESTEVEAQKLRETRVLEAVYPRSSAIPPSPSVSLDIEREHYDDSLTPLVPVTPIEDDESSDIPSDLTVPGNNPVCSPPVALPQGLAASGTMNTPKSSTPATPTNEKPVLGSLPSMGADAAAAASTALAALLESREHGSLIDTDLLINILSDPKMIQKLINDHQSLVNTVIAPANMVSAPSGTAYESKLVTPIIHTSSTSKPAIQSPGNGNLYQVLNAVRPQQPETGLKRVIPSVALSCPEPNLVLLTKPANGNLYTAPNQVRAAYTAPKSTPTFMEAQAVKDANYYKDLIRQHGGEKQETQEPMIAQNGNHFKDLKLVQNIKPGEVKPKGKKRCMYFNSPKGCRNGLSCPYQHDVSCQSSTGSILEVPSAKRMRLGGEIAGRI
- the LOC133883045 gene encoding peptide methionine sulfoxide reductase A5 isoform X2; protein product: MANVLLTFVVLTLAAADKAHCIRVPDRISEPARDPPSGQPLKTAVFALGCFWRSEAVFGCFNGVVRTTVGYAGGSKPNPEYRSLGDHAESVQVEYDPRLINFRKLLEVFWSSHDSRQVFGQGPDVGNQYRSIIFTNGTEESRLASISKEREQTKSKSSIVTTQIQQLGTFYPAEPEHQCWDFVYSSERWEDILFYWM
- the LOC133852118 gene encoding peptidyl-prolyl cis-trans isomerase Pin1 codes for the protein MASTTSNQVRASHILIKHQGSRRKASWKDPEGRVITNTTRDSAVSQLKALREDIVSGKAKFEDLASRFSDCSSAKRGGDLGPFGRGQMQKPFEEATYALKVSELSDIVDTDSGVHIIMRTG